Proteins from a genomic interval of Pseudoruegeria sp. SHC-113:
- a CDS encoding class I SAM-dependent methyltransferase: MAFWPRLKPDDRNIRPHEAPGQYIAPAASRNEAPILAVLKEVLPETGRALEIASGTGQHIAACAAQHPGLHWQPSDIEDSRLASIAQWVAESGRENLAPPIRLDATRAPYAGAPYDVILLVNLLHLISEDDCWAILTHAAAALNSGGLFCFYGPFLRESGFASEGDRAFHMHLQGIDPGVGYKQVRDLQNWLASRGFTLEACHEMPANNLMWICRKG; this comes from the coding sequence ATGGCATTCTGGCCCCGGCTCAAACCCGATGATCGCAACATCCGCCCTCACGAGGCCCCCGGCCAATACATCGCGCCCGCCGCGAGCCGGAACGAGGCCCCGATTCTGGCCGTTCTGAAAGAAGTGCTGCCCGAAACAGGTCGCGCGCTGGAGATCGCCAGCGGCACCGGCCAGCACATCGCGGCCTGCGCCGCGCAGCACCCGGGCCTGCACTGGCAGCCGAGTGACATCGAAGACAGCCGCCTTGCCTCCATCGCGCAATGGGTCGCGGAATCGGGCCGCGAGAACCTCGCACCGCCGATCCGGCTCGACGCCACCCGCGCGCCTTACGCGGGCGCGCCCTATGACGTGATCCTGCTCGTGAACCTGCTTCACCTGATCAGCGAGGACGATTGCTGGGCGATCCTCACCCATGCGGCGGCGGCGCTGAACTCAGGTGGGCTCTTTTGCTTCTACGGCCCTTTCCTGCGCGAATCGGGCTTCGCCAGCGAAGGCGACCGCGCCTTTCACATGCATCTTCAAGGGATCGATCCGGGCGTGGGCTACAAACAGGTGCGCGATCTGCAGAACTGGCTCGCCTCGCGGGGGTTCACGCTTGAGGCCTGCCACGAGATGCCCGCCAACAACCTGATGTGGATCTGCCGGAAAGGCTGA
- a CDS encoding calcium-binding protein — protein MPVVRFNAASSLPLSSVLTVFDALAGPVSFGAISASEVSLSATWFQITLGGTGFAAGDGGLVAGNIEDITVSRNGTEEFTITGLALGVQDWADLLTEEAGGNTGAIEAYLLALPWEFNLGGANDVLLESDVSGDGVPLNLIGETIIRAGNGFDRLFLGDGNDIAFGEGQGDQIFGGLGDDVIDGGNGFDKLWGGEGNDTLQGGNGKDVLRGNAGDDTLRGGAWDDMLFGGTGNDSLLGDRGKDTLDGGDGDDRLSGGEWDDLLLGGNGSDVLFGGKGRDSLSGGDGDDQLYGGEWDDDLVGNKGDDLLDGGAGRDILSGHAGKDVLRGGAGNDLLYGNNGDDSLNGGADNDILAGGAGNDTLRGGAGEDRFLFRAGEGADVIIDFEIGLDELKFDGIAGGMAGLSFADQGSDLLITVAGGGSVLLEGLAGTAPADIDFVFG, from the coding sequence ATGCCCGTCGTGCGATTCAACGCGGCCTCTAGCCTGCCGCTCTCCTCCGTCCTTACCGTTTTCGATGCGCTTGCCGGGCCTGTGTCATTCGGCGCGATCTCGGCCTCCGAGGTCAGCTTGTCGGCGACGTGGTTCCAGATCACGCTTGGCGGCACGGGCTTTGCCGCGGGCGATGGCGGGCTCGTTGCGGGCAACATCGAGGACATCACCGTTTCGCGCAACGGGACGGAAGAGTTCACGATCACGGGTCTGGCGCTGGGCGTTCAGGACTGGGCGGATCTTCTGACTGAGGAGGCCGGCGGCAACACCGGGGCGATCGAAGCCTACCTCCTTGCCTTGCCGTGGGAGTTCAATCTTGGCGGGGCAAATGATGTCCTGCTGGAAAGCGATGTCTCGGGCGACGGGGTACCGCTGAACCTGATCGGTGAGACAATCATCCGCGCGGGCAACGGGTTTGATCGGCTCTTTCTCGGCGATGGCAACGATATCGCCTTTGGTGAAGGGCAGGGCGATCAGATCTTCGGCGGCCTCGGCGACGATGTGATCGACGGTGGCAACGGCTTTGACAAGCTCTGGGGCGGCGAAGGCAACGACACGCTTCAGGGCGGCAATGGCAAGGACGTGCTGCGTGGCAACGCCGGGGACGACACCCTGCGCGGCGGTGCCTGGGACGACATGCTCTTTGGCGGCACCGGCAATGACTCGCTTCTGGGCGACCGGGGCAAGGATACGCTGGACGGCGGCGACGGGGATGATCGCCTGTCCGGCGGCGAATGGGACGATCTTCTGCTTGGCGGAAATGGCTCCGACGTGCTGTTTGGCGGCAAGGGCCGGGATTCCCTCTCCGGCGGCGATGGCGATGATCAGCTCTACGGCGGGGAATGGGACGACGATCTCGTTGGCAACAAGGGCGATGACCTTCTGGACGGCGGCGCAGGCCGCGATATCCTCTCCGGCCACGCAGGCAAGGATGTACTGCGAGGCGGGGCTGGTAACGATCTGCTCTATGGCAACAACGGCGACGACAGCCTCAACGGCGGTGCGGACAATGACATTCTCGCCGGCGGGGCGGGCAATGACACGCTGCGCGGCGGTGCGGGTGAGGATCGCTTCCTGTTCCGGGCCGGTGAAGGCGCGGATGTGATCATCGATTTCGAGATTGGCCTGGACGAGCTGAAGTTCGACGGTATTGCCGGCGGGATGGCGGGCCTGAGCTTTGCCGATCAGGGCAGCGATCTGTTGATCACGGTGGCCGGCGGGGGCAGCGTCTTGCTGGAAGGTTTGGCCGGAACGGCCCCGGCGGACATCGATTTCGTCTTCGGGTAA